One Egicoccus halophilus genomic region harbors:
- a CDS encoding S-layer homology domain-containing protein: protein MQRSRRRSLLAGATGLAMMAALLPATTADAQTTPTTGFSDVSATATHRLSIELLASEGVLAGYDDGTFRPGQRLTRGQMAAIVTRAFGLDNERAPQFTDVAGTHHADAIAAAAEAGIIFGYRDDTFRPNATIRRDQAAAMLGRAFEVDEVTTGPFTDLGGNVHAGYVNALAELGIARGTTATTFGPTGLLRRDQAAAFINRGFRVDVTLVATNDIHGRLAPPSVSLTPEGASASVPVGGAAYLATHLANVRDRARNSLHVDAGDLVGATPVLSNLFFDDPTVEAANLMGMDVQTVGNHEFDRGADDVLRRLEGGCFGGDCDYRGGTEFEGQEFETLSANVVDEVTGEPLTESWVAYEFDGIEVGFVGVTTQDTPTVVNPTGIEGLEFLAEADAVNAAVTEMQDEGIEAIVVLMHEGGTQDGTYNQCENFRGAAATAIAEFDDAVDVVVTAHTHRSYVCEYEGKLVTSAGEYGTIFTNIEMHVDRSTGDVAAAAARNTPVTRDVAPHPGIVELIERYEELAGPALAEVVGVSTVEIPRTTRSAESAQGNLATDALRQQFEDVDFAFQNSGGLRADLTNEEQVDEDGNFEITRRDVLEVWPFGNTVAVAEVDGPTLEAILANGVREIGGGRFIQVSGLRIGYRIDSTVPLDQNNGFPRGVVTSVEYWQHPDVEDGTPVDLSAAATHRIAMNDFMAVGGDGYPNISASVVLLGDPLENYIIEYLQDTSPVSPQVQGRIFQTDSD, encoded by the coding sequence ATGCAGCGCAGCAGGCGGCGCAGCCTGCTCGCCGGGGCGACGGGACTGGCCATGATGGCTGCACTGCTGCCCGCCACCACCGCCGATGCGCAGACGACGCCGACCACCGGCTTCTCGGACGTCAGCGCCACCGCCACCCATCGTCTGTCGATCGAACTGCTCGCGTCCGAGGGCGTGCTCGCCGGTTACGACGACGGCACGTTCCGTCCAGGTCAGCGGCTGACCCGCGGGCAGATGGCCGCGATCGTCACCCGCGCCTTCGGACTCGACAACGAGCGTGCGCCGCAGTTCACCGACGTGGCGGGGACCCACCACGCCGATGCCATCGCCGCCGCCGCCGAGGCCGGCATCATCTTCGGCTACCGCGACGACACCTTCCGGCCCAACGCCACGATCCGCCGTGACCAGGCCGCCGCGATGCTCGGGCGGGCCTTCGAGGTCGACGAGGTGACCACGGGTCCGTTCACCGACCTCGGTGGCAACGTGCACGCCGGGTACGTCAACGCGCTCGCCGAGCTCGGGATCGCCCGCGGTACCACCGCCACGACCTTCGGCCCCACCGGCCTGTTGCGTCGCGACCAGGCGGCCGCCTTCATCAACCGCGGCTTCCGCGTCGACGTGACCCTGGTCGCGACCAACGACATCCACGGTCGCCTCGCGCCCCCGTCGGTCAGCCTGACGCCCGAGGGTGCCTCGGCGTCCGTGCCCGTCGGTGGTGCGGCCTACCTGGCGACGCATCTCGCCAACGTGCGCGACCGCGCCCGCAACTCCCTCCACGTCGACGCCGGTGACCTCGTGGGCGCGACGCCGGTGCTCTCCAACCTGTTCTTCGACGACCCGACCGTCGAAGCCGCCAACCTCATGGGGATGGACGTCCAGACCGTCGGCAACCACGAGTTCGACCGTGGCGCGGACGACGTGCTCCGCCGGCTCGAGGGTGGCTGCTTCGGTGGCGACTGCGACTACCGCGGTGGCACCGAATTCGAGGGCCAGGAGTTCGAGACCCTGTCGGCCAACGTCGTCGACGAGGTCACCGGCGAGCCGTTGACCGAGAGCTGGGTCGCCTACGAGTTCGACGGCATCGAGGTCGGCTTCGTCGGCGTGACCACGCAGGACACCCCGACCGTGGTCAACCCGACCGGCATCGAGGGACTCGAGTTCCTCGCCGAGGCCGACGCGGTCAACGCGGCGGTCACGGAGATGCAGGACGAGGGCATCGAGGCCATCGTCGTGCTGATGCACGAGGGCGGCACCCAGGACGGCACCTACAACCAGTGCGAGAACTTCCGTGGCGCCGCCGCCACGGCGATCGCGGAGTTCGACGACGCCGTCGACGTGGTCGTGACCGCCCACACGCACCGTTCCTACGTGTGCGAGTACGAGGGCAAGCTGGTGACCAGCGCCGGCGAGTACGGCACGATCTTCACCAACATCGAGATGCACGTCGACCGTTCCACCGGTGACGTCGCCGCCGCCGCGGCGCGCAACACGCCCGTCACCCGCGACGTCGCACCGCACCCGGGCATCGTGGAGCTCATCGAGCGCTACGAGGAGCTCGCCGGCCCGGCGCTCGCCGAGGTCGTCGGTGTCAGCACCGTCGAGATCCCCCGCACCACCCGGTCCGCAGAGTCGGCGCAGGGCAACCTCGCGACCGACGCGCTCCGCCAGCAGTTCGAGGACGTCGACTTCGCGTTCCAGAACTCCGGCGGGCTGCGCGCCGACCTGACCAACGAGGAGCAGGTCGACGAGGACGGCAACTTCGAGATCACCCGGCGTGACGTGCTCGAGGTGTGGCCGTTCGGCAACACGGTCGCCGTGGCCGAGGTCGACGGTCCGACGCTGGAGGCGATCCTCGCCAACGGCGTGCGGGAGATCGGCGGAGGCCGCTTCATCCAGGTCTCGGGGCTGCGGATCGGCTACCGGATCGACAGCACCGTCCCCCTGGACCAGAACAACGGGTTCCCGCGCGGTGTGGTGACCAGCGTCGAGTACTGGCAGCACCCCGACGTCGAGGACGGCACGCCGGTCGACCTCAGCGCGGCCGCCACCCACCGCATCGCCATGAACGACTTCATGGCCGTCGGCGGTGACGGTTACCCGAACATCTCGGCGTCGGTCGTGCTGCTCGGTGACCCGCTCGAGAACTACATCATCGAGTACCTGCAGGACACCTCCCCGGTGAGCCCGCAGGTGCAGGGGCGCATCTTCCAGACCGACTCGGACTGA
- a CDS encoding Fpg/Nei family DNA glycosylase, whose translation MTGVPELPDIEDYLAALRPRVLGARLEQVRITGFSLLKTFDPPVSAIEGQRVTGLRRLGKRLVFVFDDADGPLFAVLHLMIAGRLRWRDPGAKVPGKVGMAAFDFTGGERGDGTLLLTEAGTKKRASLHVVRGEDALAEHDRGGIDPLRADRADFAAQLQLENRTLKRALTDPRRFSGIGNAFSDEILHAARLSPVKRTRQLTDEELDRLHAATHEVLQAWVTRLREQTGDGFPEAVTAFRADFATHGRFGQPCPVCGTGIQRIRYADNETNYCPRCQTEGKLLADRSLSRLLKDDWPRTVDQLEGA comes from the coding sequence ATGACCGGCGTGCCCGAACTCCCCGACATCGAGGACTACCTCGCGGCCCTGCGGCCACGGGTGCTCGGCGCGCGCCTCGAGCAGGTGCGCATCACCGGGTTCTCGCTGCTCAAGACCTTCGACCCCCCCGTCTCGGCGATCGAGGGCCAGCGCGTCACCGGGCTGCGGCGCCTCGGCAAGCGCCTGGTGTTCGTCTTCGACGACGCGGACGGCCCGCTGTTCGCCGTGCTGCACCTGATGATCGCCGGCCGCCTGCGGTGGCGCGACCCGGGCGCCAAGGTGCCGGGCAAGGTCGGGATGGCCGCCTTCGACTTCACCGGTGGCGAACGTGGCGACGGCACCCTGCTGCTGACCGAGGCCGGCACGAAGAAACGTGCCTCGCTGCACGTCGTCCGCGGTGAGGACGCGCTGGCCGAGCACGACCGCGGTGGGATCGATCCGCTGCGCGCGGACCGTGCCGACTTCGCCGCGCAACTGCAGCTCGAGAACCGCACGCTCAAGCGGGCGCTGACCGATCCGCGGCGCTTCTCCGGGATCGGCAACGCCTTCAGCGACGAGATCCTGCACGCGGCCCGGCTCTCCCCGGTCAAGCGCACCCGCCAGCTCACCGACGAGGAGCTCGACCGCCTGCACGCGGCCACGCACGAGGTGCTGCAGGCGTGGGTGACGCGCCTGCGCGAGCAGACCGGCGACGGCTTCCCGGAGGCGGTCACCGCGTTCCGAGCCGACTTCGCGACGCACGGCCGGTTCGGACAGCCGTGCCCGGTCTGCGGCACCGGGATCCAGCGCATCCGCTACGCCGACAACGAGACCAACTACTGCCCCCGGTGCCAGACCGAGGGCAAGCTGCTCGCCGACCGCAGCCTGTCCCGGCTGCTCAAGGACGACTGGCCGCGGACCGTCGACCAGCTCGAGGGCGCCTGA
- the gyrB gene encoding DNA topoisomerase (ATP-hydrolyzing) subunit B: MTGSSDAPIAGNGNYSAKNITVLEGLEAVRKRPGMYIGSTGPRGLHHLVWEVVDNSVDEALAGRCSAIEVTLLADGGVRIADDGSGIPVDLHEKEGRSALEVVMTVLHAGGKFDSQAYAVSGGLHGVGISVVNALSRLLVAEVRRDGGLYRQSYVRGVPQGQVERVGDASAAEQTIQGSTTGTTVTFWPDPEVFEATEFSIDTISRRLRDTAFLTAGLRITLRDERDLEAAELPEDATPGEPRVLVFHAPGGLRDFVDHIRTTKAKDGLHPVIHFEAEEEGPNGPQSVELACQWINDYNDAILSFANTINTHEGGTHEEGFRTAITSVINRWAKDKGLLRSKEVESLTGDDLRSGLVAIVSVKVGDPQFEGQTKTKLGNTEVKSFVQTTTYARIAEWLEEHPGEGKLIVQKAEGEAQARIAARKARDLTRRKSLLESTSLPGKLADCQSRDPAVSELYIVEGDSAGGSAKMARDRATQAILPIRGKIINVEKARLPKVLSNTEVQALITAMGTGFADDFDVAKARYHKLVLMADADVDGAHIRTLLLTFLFRHMKPLIEAGYVYLAQPPLYQITHPTRKKDVFYAYSDPERDAIFERLPKDKKIDVQRFKGLGEMDADQLWDTTMNPEKRTLKVVTMDDAAVADEMFSILMGDDVESRRNFIQTNAKYATLDV; the protein is encoded by the coding sequence GTGACCGGGTCGTCGGACGCACCGATCGCCGGCAACGGGAACTACAGCGCGAAGAACATCACGGTGCTCGAAGGGCTCGAGGCGGTGCGCAAGCGCCCCGGGATGTACATCGGTTCCACCGGACCGCGGGGTCTGCACCACCTGGTGTGGGAGGTCGTCGACAACTCCGTCGACGAGGCGCTGGCCGGCCGCTGTTCGGCGATCGAGGTGACGCTGCTCGCCGATGGCGGTGTGCGTATCGCCGACGACGGTTCGGGCATCCCGGTCGACCTGCACGAGAAGGAGGGCCGCTCGGCGCTCGAGGTCGTGATGACCGTGCTGCACGCGGGCGGCAAGTTCGACTCGCAGGCCTACGCGGTGTCCGGTGGCCTGCACGGCGTGGGCATCTCGGTCGTCAACGCCCTCTCCCGACTGCTCGTGGCCGAGGTCCGCCGCGACGGAGGGCTGTACCGCCAGTCCTACGTCCGGGGCGTCCCGCAGGGTCAGGTCGAGCGGGTGGGCGACGCGTCCGCGGCCGAGCAGACGATCCAGGGCTCGACGACGGGGACCACGGTCACCTTCTGGCCCGATCCGGAGGTGTTCGAGGCGACCGAGTTCTCGATCGACACCATCTCGCGCCGCTTGCGCGACACGGCGTTCCTGACCGCGGGCCTGCGCATCACCCTGCGCGACGAGCGCGACCTCGAGGCGGCCGAGTTGCCCGAGGACGCCACGCCGGGCGAGCCGCGCGTGCTCGTCTTCCACGCACCCGGCGGACTGCGCGACTTCGTCGACCACATCCGTACCACCAAGGCCAAGGACGGGCTGCACCCCGTGATCCACTTCGAGGCCGAGGAGGAAGGCCCCAACGGCCCGCAGTCGGTCGAGCTGGCCTGCCAGTGGATCAACGACTACAACGACGCGATCCTGTCGTTCGCCAACACGATCAACACCCATGAGGGCGGCACCCACGAGGAGGGGTTCCGCACGGCGATCACCTCGGTGATCAACCGTTGGGCCAAGGACAAGGGCCTGCTGCGCTCCAAGGAGGTCGAGTCGCTGACCGGTGACGACCTGCGCAGCGGTCTGGTCGCGATCGTGTCGGTCAAGGTCGGCGACCCCCAGTTCGAGGGGCAGACCAAGACCAAGCTCGGCAACACCGAGGTCAAGTCGTTCGTGCAGACCACGACCTACGCCCGCATCGCCGAGTGGCTCGAGGAGCACCCCGGCGAGGGCAAGCTGATCGTGCAGAAGGCGGAGGGCGAGGCCCAGGCCCGCATCGCGGCCCGCAAGGCCCGCGACCTCACCCGCCGCAAGTCGCTGCTCGAGTCGACCTCGTTGCCGGGCAAGCTCGCCGACTGCCAGTCGCGTGACCCGGCCGTCTCCGAGCTCTACATCGTCGAGGGCGACTCGGCCGGCGGCTCGGCGAAGATGGCCCGCGACCGGGCGACGCAGGCGATCCTGCCGATCCGCGGCAAGATCATCAACGTCGAGAAGGCCCGACTGCCCAAGGTGCTGTCCAACACCGAGGTCCAGGCGCTGATCACGGCGATGGGGACCGGCTTCGCCGACGACTTCGACGTCGCCAAGGCCCGCTACCACAAGCTGGTGCTGATGGCCGACGCCGACGTCGACGGCGCCCACATCCGCACGCTGCTGCTGACCTTCCTGTTCCGGCACATGAAGCCGCTGATCGAGGCCGGCTACGTGTACCTGGCGCAGCCGCCGCTGTACCAGATCACGCATCCGACCCGGAAGAAGGACGTCTTCTACGCCTACTCCGATCCCGAGCGCGACGCGATCTTCGAGCGGCTCCCCAAGGACAAGAAGATCGACGTCCAGCGCTTCAAGGGGTTGGGCGAGATGGATGCCGACCAGCTCTGGGACACCACCATGAACCCGGAGAAGCGCACGCTGAAGGTGGTCACCATGGACGACGCGGCGGTCGCGGACGAGATGTTCTCCATCCTGATGGGTGACGACGTCGAGTCGCGCCGCAACTTCATCCAGACCAACGCCAAGTACGCGACACTGGACGTCTGA
- a CDS encoding DUF3566 domain-containing protein, with translation MARRRLTVKRIDPWSMLKFGVVVNLALLAVGLLVATVVWMVIDRLQLVDQACSIALDVGFTACGVNAGNLFRALILLGLLGVVVQTAVFVFLAFLYNLIADLTGGLTLGVVDEGAVASRTTGPSAGARRRPRREPVMTEAAPERRAEPEADPHPAPQPARRSSAVSETDEDLFGPR, from the coding sequence GTGGCGAGACGCCGCCTGACCGTCAAACGCATCGACCCGTGGTCGATGCTGAAGTTCGGTGTGGTCGTCAACCTGGCGCTGCTGGCCGTGGGGCTGTTGGTCGCCACGGTCGTGTGGATGGTCATCGACCGGCTGCAGTTGGTCGACCAGGCCTGCTCCATCGCGCTCGACGTCGGTTTCACCGCCTGCGGGGTCAACGCCGGCAACCTGTTCCGGGCGCTCATCCTGCTCGGCCTGCTCGGGGTCGTGGTGCAGACCGCGGTGTTCGTCTTCCTCGCGTTCCTCTACAACCTGATCGCGGACCTGACCGGCGGCCTGACCCTCGGGGTCGTCGACGAGGGGGCCGTCGCCTCGCGCACCACCGGACCGTCGGCCGGGGCCCGGCGCCGGCCCCGGCGCGAACCCGTGATGACCGAGGCCGCCCCCGAACGGCGCGCCGAACCGGAGGCCGACCCGCATCCTGCTCCCCAGCCCGCGCGGCGGTCGAGCGCGGTCTCGGAGACCGACGAGGACCTGTTCGGTCCGCGCTGA
- the gyrA gene encoding DNA gyrase subunit A: protein MLAARVEPVVIEDEMRSSYLDYAMSVIVGRALPDARDGLKPVHRRILYSMDETGLRPDRPYRKCASAVGDVMKKYHPHGDSSIYDALVRMGQDFSIRYELIDGHGNFGSVDGDPAAAMRYTEARLSRLAMELLRDIDEDTVDFVPNYDGYEDEPVVLPARFPNLLVNGSSGIAVGMATNIPPHNLGEVIDATIALIDDPTLTASDLMRFVPAPDFPTGGLILGNQGIIDAYTTGRGSIKVRAVCTIEEPEKGRDRERIVVTEIPYMVNKATLLKKIAELVNNKVLSGIADLRDESSREGMRIVIDLKRDANAQVVLNQLFKHTQLQDTFGANVLALVDGVPRTITLDQALSHYISHQVDVITRRTRYRLRKAEDRAHVLQGLLIALDHIDEIIELIRRSESADAAKLQLIERFELSDVQAQAILDMQLRRLAALERQRIQDEYDELQRLIAELRDILGDPARVRAIIKDELTEVRNRFADARRSRIVPDEGAMTVEDLIPVGDVVITLTRAGYVKRTPVDAFRIQKRGGRGVRGAEMKEDDIVASLLTCSTHDHLLFFTNRGRVYRIKGYQVPEKSRASKGVYVANVPGLALEQGETVAAVRALKDFSGDRHLVFATKQGTVKRTRLDAFDSPRSVLIAINLNDGDELIGVAVTDGDQDVVLVSRKGYAIRFPEDDARTMGRSAAGVRGMRLKGDASDAGSEDGDQVLAMGVVGSQDADDDTYLLVVTDGGYGKRTPMVNYPTQKRGGQGVQTVKLSEARGGLAGALVVPFEAEVLLVSDTGVIIRMDLADVRPMSRATQGVSLMKPGDGASVVAVTLVVDHDDAAEPSPSVPDADGGADTSERAERADEGARTADDGAARADDGVERTDADGDAE, encoded by the coding sequence GTGCTCGCGGCCCGCGTGGAGCCGGTGGTCATCGAGGACGAGATGCGCTCGTCCTACCTCGACTACGCGATGTCGGTGATCGTCGGACGCGCCCTGCCCGACGCGCGCGACGGACTCAAGCCGGTCCACCGTCGCATCCTGTACTCGATGGACGAGACCGGGCTGCGCCCCGACCGGCCCTACCGCAAGTGCGCGTCGGCGGTCGGCGACGTGATGAAGAAGTACCACCCTCACGGTGACTCGTCGATCTACGACGCGCTGGTCCGGATGGGGCAGGACTTCTCGATCCGCTACGAGCTGATCGACGGGCACGGCAACTTCGGTTCGGTCGACGGCGACCCCGCGGCGGCCATGCGCTACACCGAGGCCCGGCTGTCCCGGCTCGCGATGGAGCTGCTGCGCGACATCGACGAGGACACCGTCGACTTCGTGCCCAACTACGACGGCTACGAGGACGAGCCGGTCGTCCTGCCGGCCCGCTTCCCGAACCTGCTGGTCAACGGCAGCTCCGGCATCGCCGTCGGCATGGCGACCAACATCCCGCCGCACAACCTCGGTGAGGTGATCGACGCCACGATCGCGTTGATCGACGACCCGACGCTGACCGCCAGTGACCTGATGCGCTTCGTGCCGGCGCCGGACTTCCCGACCGGTGGGCTGATCCTGGGCAACCAGGGCATCATCGACGCCTACACCACGGGTCGCGGGTCGATCAAGGTTCGTGCCGTGTGCACGATCGAGGAACCGGAGAAGGGACGTGACCGCGAACGCATCGTGGTCACCGAGATCCCCTACATGGTCAACAAGGCGACGCTGCTCAAGAAGATCGCCGAACTGGTCAACAACAAGGTGCTGTCGGGCATCGCCGACCTGCGTGACGAGTCCTCGCGCGAGGGCATGCGCATCGTCATCGACCTCAAGCGCGACGCGAACGCGCAGGTCGTGCTCAACCAGCTCTTCAAGCACACGCAGTTGCAGGACACCTTCGGCGCGAACGTCCTCGCGCTCGTCGACGGGGTGCCGCGCACGATCACCCTCGACCAGGCGCTGAGCCACTACATCAGCCACCAGGTCGACGTGATCACCCGGCGCACCCGCTACCGGTTGCGCAAGGCCGAGGATCGGGCCCACGTCCTGCAGGGCCTGCTGATCGCGCTGGACCACATCGACGAGATCATCGAGCTGATCCGTCGCAGCGAGTCCGCGGACGCCGCCAAGCTGCAACTGATCGAGCGCTTCGAGCTCTCCGACGTGCAGGCGCAGGCGATCCTCGACATGCAGCTGCGTCGGCTGGCGGCGCTCGAACGGCAGCGCATCCAGGACGAGTACGACGAACTGCAGCGACTGATCGCCGAACTGCGCGACATCCTCGGCGACCCGGCCCGGGTACGGGCCATCATCAAGGACGAGCTCACCGAGGTCCGCAACCGGTTCGCCGACGCCCGCCGCTCGCGCATCGTCCCCGACGAGGGCGCGATGACGGTCGAGGACCTGATCCCGGTCGGTGACGTGGTGATCACCCTGACGCGGGCCGGCTATGTCAAGCGGACCCCGGTCGACGCCTTCCGGATCCAGAAGCGCGGTGGACGGGGCGTGCGGGGAGCGGAGATGAAGGAGGACGACATCGTCGCCTCCCTGCTGACCTGCTCGACGCACGACCACCTGCTGTTCTTCACCAACCGTGGCCGCGTCTACCGCATCAAGGGCTATCAGGTCCCGGAGAAGTCGCGCGCGTCCAAGGGCGTCTACGTCGCCAACGTTCCCGGGCTCGCGCTCGAGCAGGGCGAGACCGTGGCGGCCGTGCGTGCGCTCAAGGACTTCAGCGGTGACCGCCACCTGGTGTTCGCCACCAAGCAGGGCACGGTGAAGCGGACGCGGCTCGACGCGTTCGACTCGCCGCGCTCGGTGCTGATCGCCATCAACCTCAACGACGGTGACGAACTGATCGGTGTGGCCGTCACCGACGGTGATCAGGACGTCGTGCTGGTGAGCCGCAAGGGCTACGCGATCCGGTTCCCCGAGGACGACGCCCGCACGATGGGCCGCTCGGCCGCGGGTGTGCGTGGCATGCGCCTGAAGGGTGACGCCTCGGACGCGGGGTCCGAGGACGGGGACCAGGTGCTCGCGATGGGCGTGGTCGGCAGCCAGGACGCCGACGACGACACCTATCTGCTGGTGGTCACCGACGGCGGTTACGGCAAGCGCACGCCGATGGTCAACTACCCGACCCAGAAGCGTGGCGGGCAGGGCGTCCAGACCGTCAAGCTCAGCGAGGCACGTGGCGGCCTGGCCGGGGCGCTGGTGGTGCCCTTCGAGGCGGAGGTGCTGCTGGTGTCCGACACCGGCGTCATCATCCGTATGGACCTCGCCGACGTGCGACCGATGAGTCGGGCGACCCAGGGCGTGAGCCTGATGAAGCCCGGCGACGGGGCGAGCGTGGTCGCCGTGACCCTCGTGGTCGACCACGACGATGCCGCCGAACCGTCGCCGAGCGTCCCCGACGCGGACGGCGGCGCCGACACCAGCGAGCGTGCCGAGCGCGCCGACGAAGGTGCCCGAACCGCTGATGACGGGGCTGCACGCGCCGATGATGGTGTCGAGCGCACCGACGCGGACGGGGACGCCGAGTAG